The genomic segment GATCTCCCCAAAGGGAATGACGGCTGGCAGGTTTTGGACCCTACCCCTCAAGAACGGAGTGATGGTACATTTATCATTTCTGATCTTCTTTTGTCTTCTAAACTGCTGTCAGGACTGTCACCACTGGCAGTCTTTGGTATTACATAATTGTAAAATGTTGGAATCAAAGCTGGTTGGTGTTTCCTGCTAGcctgaaaatcaaactgaattattatcattaaaaaaaggctACTTTCCTGTCACTGCTTCAATTCTCTAATGATACAGGAAATGCTTAAAATAAATCCatgacaaaatgaatttttgcTCTTCAGGTGAGTTTTGCTGCGGCCCATGTCCAGTGACAGCCGTCAAGGAGGGATATCTGGGAGTGAAGTATGACACTCCTTTTGTCTTCGCTGAGGTGAACGCAGACATCATCTACTGGATGGTCCAACCAGATGGCAAAAAGCAGAAggtgattgatttttttttggattgattttggaaaaagaaataaattaattggtttaaaattaaatgcataGTTGACATTCATATTTTCTTAAGTGACAAGGAGTCTTGATGGCCACAATGATGATTGTCATTATTGTTGCAGTTTAAAGTGGACCAGAGTGACGTGGGGAAGAACATCAGCACCAAAAGTGCTTATGGCGACATCAGAGAGGACGTCACTCTACACTACAAATACCCAGAAGGTTAATTGGAAAaccacacacagaggagaagatAGACTAGGGTCAATGATTGCACAGTTTTACAACAgccataataataaaaaacccTTAAGGACCATAATCACATTTATTCAGTTCACTatacagcattaaaaaacactATGTAGCCTCCTACTGTTAAATCGTGtgatagtttattttttatcttgaaACTTAAAAGAAAGTCATACAACAGATTAAGCATGTAACTGATGGACCAGCTCCAAGattctttaatgttatttcttcctctgtttaaCTTGTATAAATTCTGCCCATAGTCTAGTTTAGACTCATGGTTAGGATTAGTTCTCATGGACCACCATCTTCTCCACAGGCTccaagaaggagagagaggtgtaCGAGAGGGCAGGACGACGGTTCACAGAGCCGAACAATCGCaacacagaaacaggaaaactgCAGCTGTCAATCAAGCATGCTAAGCCTGTATTTGGGACAGACTTTGATGTAATTGTTGAGGTATGGAGAGCTCAGACTGtagttgaatgaatgaatggatggatagatgaaatgataaatgaataaataattttacacaGAGTGAATATGGGGCTGCTGTTGTATTGCTGTAgattatgttttcctttttcatgaTAAATCCCTTCTGTCTGCAGGTGAAAAATGAAGGAAGCAAAGACACCAATGCTAAGCTGACCATTGTGGTGACAGCTGTAACTTACAATTCTCTCCATCGTGGGGAGTGCACCAGGCAGACGTCCAGTGTGACTGTGCCAGCTCACACAAGTTAGTAGCTCAAATAAACTCACAAAGGCCTCTAGTGTTGTGAAACAATGGTACTTCTGAGTCGTATTTGAACactttttcctgttctttttatttttcagcagcatGATGTACCATTTTACTGTTTAatattgcgtgtgtgtgcatgtatgtgttcaGCCCAAAAGGAAGTCCTGCGTCTGCGGTATGACGACTATTTCAAGTGTGTCTCTGAGCACCATCTGATCAGGGTGAAAGCCTTCTTAGAGGTTCCAGGGGAGAACGAACCCATCATGACCAAGGCCACCATTCCACTGACCATGCCTGAACTCCTCATACGGGTGGGTACACAATGTGCACGCCCAGAGGTCATAGTTGGACCATGAAGGCATTGATATAGTTGGACAGATTAGATCTTTTTTGGGCTGTCTAAATGAAAGGCAGAGGACTGATTAGAATGAGACTCTGAACTATATCAGTGGTCGGGTCTCAGTTCACCATAACCGAATGCGCTAGTGAAGACCTCTACTGAGATGTCCTAAACTGTATACCCCCATAGAACATTGAGCTGTGTCCTCTTTCTCCAGGTGCCTGGGAAGGTTGTCGTCCAGGAACAAGTGACAGCCTACATCTCTTTCACCAATCCTCTATCTGTCCCACTGAAGGGTGGTGTGTTCACTGTGGAGGGGGCCGGTCTACTGTCTGCCTCTGAGATCCCTGTTAAGTAAGTGCTGACAAGGCATGTGCATTAACAGGCATGATACAGTACAAACTCCTGACATCATTGCATATATCACACATTTCAGTGGGGATATTTCTCCAGGCCAGAAGGTGTCCGTCAAGGTTTCCTTCTCACCCATGAGGGTTGGGGTGAGGAAGCTCCTGGTAGACTTTGACTCTGATCGGCTGAAGGATGTGAAGGGAGTCGCCACTGTGGTTGTCCGCAGGAGACAAGCGTTTCctggatttaattaaaaatgtctgagCTGACTAAAACCAACACATCTTAAATTGTGAGATAATGTGAGAGGAGTAGCTGCCCTGTTTGAATGTAAAAGAATGGGACCcgatgaaaacaaaataaacaaggtGACCGCCAAAATGAAAGCAGTGGCTGAATATGATAAAAGTTAACTGTATTGGTAGAttagttttttaaatgatagTTGTCTTCAAGGAtgaccatgtcacaaagcaatACTGGAAACAGTATTAGTTTTAAGACACTATGTGTcagatttgaacatttctgactttgCATTATGCCTGCCACTAGATGCCCAATTGgaaatgcacagaaacacaacaggtAACAGCCTCCACTCCAAGTCCTCACTGGTCTTTAGTTCCTGACTATTAAATTTAATGAAACCCATCAGGGGCCTCAGTCATGAGCTGCAgggttaaaaacatttttcctatATGCTTTGTCATTGTTGAAATGTATCCGCTAAAAGAAAATCTGTAgttgtatgttttgtttcttaattaTCTGTTTGCACTATTTCCAATACCATTTTACCATCAGAATAAACaaccattttttattatttaatcttaaaatgtatctatttttataataatttggTCTGTTCAAGCTGATATGAAACTGCATTCTGctatcaataaagtttttttcagAGATTCGCTTTTCGTCTGACTTGTCATTAAAATTAATGGTTGCCATAGGCTATAGATTGGCTATCTGCAATATTGTTTTAAACTATACAGAATATTCTGCATGTGAGGGACTCATCAAGCACTTGTACACATTCTTAGtcatgcaattatccagtcagccaatcatgttgcagcagttcagtgcatTAAATCATGCAAATACAGGACAGGaatttcagttaatgttcacatccaacatcagaatggggaaaaatgtgatctcagtgactttgaccatggcatcACTGTTGGGGTCAGATGGGCTGGTCAGagtttttctgaaactgctgacatcctgggattttcacacacaaaagtcCCTatagtttactcagaatggtgcaaaaaacaaaaaaacatccagtgagcggcagtttTCTGGaaggaaacaccttgttgatgagaggtcagaggacaaTAGCCAGACTGGATGGAGCTGACAGGAAGGCTACgctaactcagataaccactcttgACAACTGTGTTGAGCaaaaaagcatctcagaatgcacaacatgtcaaaTGGATGGGCTATAACACCTGAAAGCCatgttgggttccactcctcctccatctacacaggatgacagtgcccATCCATAGGGCGCGAGAGGTCACTGAATGGGTTGACGAGTATAAAAAAGTGAATCATATGCTTTGGctttcacagtcaccagatctcaatcTAACTGAACACCAATGGGAGATTTTAGactgatgtgttagacagcactctcaACCACCATcctcaaaacaccaaatgagggaatatctttcaGAAGAATGGTggtcatccctccagtagagttccagagaaTTGTAGAATTGTATCACTGACACACTGAAGCCATTCTGGCGgcacatggtggcccaacaccttacttATGTTGGATTTTCCTTTattatgtctgtatgttaaaAGTACAAGTAatgcaaaattcaaaattttacttgagtagAAATACTAGCATGAGAATGGTCAATTTcagaatactgtatatattatattgttgGATTATAATTAATGATGCATTAATGTGGACATCAATTTATTGTTGTTGCAGTTGGTAAAGTTGGGACTAATTTTAAagactttatatactgctgagTAACATGTGAATTTCTTCCCAAGGATCAACAAATCTTAACctataataatgcatcagaatttaattgttgattatattttgtatcatTAATATGAATCTGAATCGTAACTAAAGTTATTAAACGAATGatttggagtaaaaagtacaatagttTACTTCTCACTGATATCAGGAAATACTGTGCAGTACATTGTAGATTTGTAAGTTAGCCTATACATGGGCTATTTGACATTTAACAGCAGAGTGCAAGTCTTTCCAATCATCCCATTTCAGTTTATAGTTATGGTATATTCCCACAGCAGTTCCTGAACCATCAAATAATGTCTACTGGCTTCTATCAAACCCAAATGAGAGAACTAATGTGCCTTAATGCATAACGACAACTGAAATGTTAGGCCTGCTTGTAAAGATAAAAGCATTACCAACTAAAAAAATTGCACAGTAGGGCACAGACCTCCGCTAAGGCCAGTGTCATCAACATACATAAGacttcaaagaaaaaactgaaattaataataaatgatctggatctgccccaaaattgaatgggttcttccacGGCCCACGCCCCATCCCTCtaccaagttcggtgcaaatcagttcagtactttttgtttaatactgctgaagaataaaaaacaacatacatggGTGATTACTTAACTTCCTTGGCGGATGTAACACCACTGGGAGGAGAACAGTAGTATAGATCGATTACCTCTgtagggctttttttttccttttttgagaAGGGAGGTCCAAAATGGGTTTCCTAATGATTTCGCAACAAGGAATTCACACTGGTCtgaagaacaaataaaaactaattttgttgAGTAACTGATAAACACttaattattttactttcaatgaataaaaggcataaaattaaattacaattgcaggcatatatatataaactctTCTCTAGGAAATGTATAGAAAACTAAGGTAGAAAAAAGTGCTTTCAAGTATTGGTTGAACTCCACAGAGTTATAAAAGTATCCTTCTTCATTCTTGAAAAAGTTGTCAGAAAGGGTCAGTACCTGCATGACTCCAGATTAATAAAGCATACAGAGACGGTCACTGCTGACCTCTGTCAGTCAAATGATACCAATGAGTCCTGACCAAATCATCAGTACTTGGATGTGTGAATCTCAtgtgaaaaatcatttttcttccaatgtaaacattatttttaacacaTCAGTTCAGAATAATGCCAAAAGTACAAATtctgtagattttatttttttcacttcaataTTAAGGTACTTATTGTGCTTGAGAATatatgagagaggaaaaatcaCAAGCAGGGTTCCAAGGTTTCAGTCAGAGCCCTGCTAACTCAGTGGGAACCTGGTTTTTCTCCTTAAAACTTTGCTTCCAACAAAACATAACAGAGATAACAAATGTAGATATTTATATGATAGGCTGAGTAGCGGAGGAAGtcctcagatcctttacttaagtaagagtACCAAGGAGTCACGAGATAAATCTAGGGGGTCctgagatgaagagaaaaaagtacTGCCacactttttttaatgaatattttgggacttttctttaatctttgcttttctttgcgAAATGTTGCATACTTTTACCTCTTTGGGCTTCAAACAGTTATTAAggtgaaaccatgtgagaagcTTTGGGAGGAAATTATTCTTATCTAGAGTTGCTAATTAATAGACATCAGAAACATAACAGGGGGCCCCAACTACACCTTGCTTTTTTATAAGGGGTCACAAAcaaagtttgagaaccactgctttaATATTCACCAGTGCATTTTATGTAATAGTATTATAGTGCGTTTTTTAAGGAAAACATTAGTCTTAAAAGTAGTAACTACAGATGTCAGATaaaatgtagttgagtaaaaGGTACAATTTTCCCTCTCAAATGTAGTAGAGTTGTGGGCCTATAAAATGGATATGctgaagtaaagtacaagtacctcaaatgtacagtaagtatagtaattgagtaaatgtactaggctaaataaaaatgcaagCAGTAGTTCATAGGTTTTATTGTCGTTCCCCtatcatggaaaaaaaaatatagcctGTCCTACATCCAGTGGTTGAAGAAGAGTCTTTCGCGTGACAAGGTTTTGTATGAGTAATAATAATCGGTCGACCGattaggatttttttcctgaatctgctgttttcccttcctccccctAAAGGCGGGGGTCGTCCAGCGGGCTAATTCACCTACTGcccgatgtgtgtgtgtgtgtgtgtgtgtgtgtgtgtgtgtgtgtgtgtgtgtgtatggtcgTGAGCAACGGGTGCTGCATTCAGAAGTCACGTTAATGTTGAAAGCATACGGTTTCAACTGTAGGGAGGTATGTACCGCTGCTGTGCCGCAAAAATGATAATCACTGTCTTCCGGGTTATTCCCAAATACCGTGGTCTAAAAACAGGTATAGTAAGAAAACACCTAAGgtataatatatgtagtaaGATTTTCTTTCACCTCTTAACAAGTCAGGATGGCCGAGCGGTCTAAGGCGCTGCGTTCAGGTCGCAGTCTCCCCTGGAGgcgtgggttcgaatcccaCTTCTGAcagtagagtttttttttttttcatcaaaacaaataaaatatcatgTCAGAAGTATTTGTATCAGGTGCTCCGCAGAGAACATCGCTAAACATATTGATTATAATGCAATAACTGTGTTGTTCACCATCTAGGAAATTTGAATTCGACTACGCTTAGGAAAAGCCGAACAATTAATCCctccacaaagaaaaaaaaaacaggaataaaaagaTGTGAATAAATATGACACTATCATCCATGTATGTTCGAACTGTATGATATGCTGTATCATACAGTTCAGCTGTGATATGCTTTTTGTTagttaaatctttaaaactgcatcacattttatgaacTGATCATTTATTTGGTGcgtaaaatcttaatctgaaaagtaactataaaatatttaactataaaatggaaatactcaagtaaagtacaagtatttcaagattgtacttaagtacagtatttaagtAAATACTTTACACTACTGATGTTTGttatgtatgttgtatgtactatagttatgttttattacaTATTCATGTcatactgtgtgtttaataaATGTGATGGGGAAATGATGGCtgctttattatatttatttatttaatgttttttttatttcttttattttggacTTTCAGTGTTTGAAGTAGGATGAAATCCCAACACAAAATGTTTccacactgacattttggacCAGTTGCTTGTAGGATTTTGCTTTTGGGTTAAAAATTTACAGCATGCTATCAGGTCATATGTGTCATTTATTAAAACTCAGTGCAGCAGTACATCAAGCCTTTGTCTTATCAAGATGCAggtatgcacatatatacacatgcacaccaaGAGAGCGATACTGAGcccttttttgtattttttttctccctccactttcttcctcttcccagTTTTCAAACACATTAATGAGTTACTCAGGTGAAAGGCCTCTGACAGTCATATGGGAGGTGCCACGGGGAGACCAGATAGAGATAGGATGACGAAACAttcgatgtgtgtgtgtatgtgtgtgagagagtgagagagagaaagaaagagaaagagcaaggTGTAGAGAGACTCACACACCATCACCATTACACACCTGTCAGGGAAGGTGGAGCAGTAACAACTGAATATCTGAACCTGGAGATTTCACTGGAGGGCTCCTCTTTAACTCATCggactgtttttcttttttttttaaaaatcaagactttgtacatatatatttaatgtaatatttgtgttttggagtTGATGTAGTGAACGGTTACTGAATCCCAACATTCAGGTATTATCTGCAGGACTGAAAACTGCTCTGGAAAATTTCCATCAAAGCCATTCTCACAGCCTGAAGGAGTTGGTTGTCAGCGTGGCTGTTTCCGAGACATCCATCTTCGGATAAACTGCGTGATCATGGCAGACTTCCCGTCGAAAGTTACCACGGAGACCAGCTCCCACAACGCCCACAGCTCTCAGCAGGGGGGCGACAGCCTCCGAGGGCTCGCTGTTAATGTCACCAGCATGATGGACATATTCTTTATCCGGAGCATCCCAGCCATCCTCATGATGGTTGAAATAGTATGTAACAGCAACTTCTGCTCTGTCTTTTCTATTGTGTTTCCGTTGAGTACATTATGAATGAAACCACCAGTGATTTAAATTACAGATTATTACAGATTATTAAAGGATATGTTGGCAatataaatagttttttttatcatcaaaaaaacaatgagataGTCCATATCCCAAAATCTTCTGActtcctctccctgtctgcTGCTCTCAACCTCAGGTTCATTTTCTACGACTGAAActgaagacttaaaaaaaaaaaaaggtcataaaTACTCTTGGaaggctaaataatttcctaaaaaagcTGGTCTCTGTCATGTtgttttagcaaatgttactcataCAAAAGTAAATAGTTAATTTGTTGAGGACTAGATTtagctgcagattaatacacGTTTGGTGCTCTAGATAGTAttatggcagcaggatggtATATGAGCAATT from the Xiphias gladius isolate SHS-SW01 ecotype Sanya breed wild chromosome 8, ASM1685928v1, whole genome shotgun sequence genome contains:
- the tgm2l gene encoding protein-glutamine gamma-glutamyltransferase 2; translated protein: MASHRGLITGVDLRSHENNLAHRTIEIDQERLIVRRGQQFSITLQCSDSLPPKHHLELVLHLGKKDEVVIKVQKEREDGDKWWFNQLGAQDEILLTLHSPADAIIGNYNLAVLLMSPDGRILEKTEKIGFHLLFNPWCKDDVVYLPDESLLQEYVMNEAGIIFMGDSDYIKSIPWNYGQFEDYVMDICFKVLDNSKDALKNSKTDIEKRFDPVYVGRTITAMVNSNDDNGVLAGRWEEPYSDGVAPYRWTGSVPILQQWSKTGIKEVKYGQCWVFAGVACTVLRCLGIPTRLITNFSSAHDSDGNLLIEFMLNENMETIGRKDSTWNFHCWVESWMKRDDLPKGNDGWQVLDPTPQERSDGEFCCGPCPVTAVKEGYLGVKYDTPFVFAEVNADIIYWMVQPDGKKQKFKVDQSDVGKNISTKSAYGDIREDVTLHYKYPEGSKKEREVYERAGRRFTEPNNRNTETGKLQLSIKHAKPVFGTDFDVIVEVKNEGSKDTNAKLTIVVTAVTYNSLHRGECTRQTSSVTVPAHTTQKEVLRLRYDDYFKCVSEHHLIRVKAFLEVPGENEPIMTKATIPLTMPELLIRVPGKVVVQEQVTAYISFTNPLSVPLKGGVFTVEGAGLLSASEIPVNGDISPGQKVSVKVSFSPMRVGVRKLLVDFDSDRLKDVKGVATVVVRRRQAFPGFN